TGGGGCAACACGGCCTTCCGCGGTGCCCCCGCCCCCTCGGTGCTGGACTGGTACCCGACCATCACCCCCGGCACCTTCACGGGGCAGGGCCAGGCCGGTTGGAGCGTCACCGGCACCTCGGAGTACGTGCTCTACGGCGGGGAGTTCCCCCGGGTGAACTCCGTCGGCCAACAGGGCCTCGTGCGGTTCGCCGTCCGATCGCTGGCACCGAACCGGATCGGCCCGGTGGCCGGGAGCCTGGCCACCCCCACCGTGACCGCAGGCGGGGCCGGCGTCCTCTCGGTCGGCGTCACCACGACGTCCGACAGGGACGACCGGAACCTGACCTACTCCCTGTACCGGGACGGTGACACGGCCACCCCGGTCGCCACCCAGGTCGTGGACTCGATCTTCACCACCCCCCGCACCGTCACCCTCCACGACCGGGGGCTGGCGCCGTCGTCGACGCACACCTACGTCGTCCGCGCCCAGGACGCCTGGGGCAACACGGTCACCAGCCCGTCGTCGTCGGGCACGGTGAGTGCCGAGCCGCTGCCGTCGGCCTACACGCAGACCGTGCTGGCCGACGGCGCGACCTCGGCCTGGCCACTGGGCTTCCTCACCGGTTCCACGAGCGGTGACGCCACCGGGGCCGCGCCCCTGACCGTCGGCTCGGGCGTGACCCGGCAGGCGACCGGGGCGGTCGCCGGCGACGCCGGCGGGGCCTTCGCGCTCGGCGGCACCGCGTCCTCCCGGATGGTCGCCGGGGCTGCCCAGGGTGCCCGCAGCGCGCCGCAGACCTTCTCGCTGGAGTTGTGGTTCTCGACCACGGCGACCACGGGCGGGCGGCTGGCCGGGTTCGGCAACTCGGCCACCGGCAGCAACACCAGCTACGACCGGCAGGTCTACCTCGACGCCGCCGGCCGGGTCCTCTTCGGCGTCTCGAGCGGGAGCCGGCAGGTGTTGGCCAGCCAGGCCGCCTACAACGACGGGGGATGGCACCACGTCGTGGCCTCGCTCGGGCCACCGGGACCTCGCTCTGGGTGGACGGCGTCCTCGTCGGCACCGCACCCGCCGTGACGTCGGCTGCGGCCTACGCCGGCTGGTGGCAGATCGGCGGCGGACCGCTGAGCAACTGGCCCAGCGCCGGCGCCACCGACCTCGTCGGCGCGGTCGACGCCGTCGCGGTGTACCCGACGGTGCTCGACCAGGCCACGGTGCGGGCCCACGTCGGGGCCGCCGGGGCGACCGGGCGGTGGACCTCGCCGCCCGCCGACCCCTACGGGGCCGCGGTGTTCGCCGACCGGCCGTCGCTGTCCTGGCGGCTGGACGAGTCGTCGGGCACCCGGGTCGCCGGTTCCCAGCCCGCCGGGGACGGCGGCACGGGCGTGCTCCTGGGCGGGCCGTCGCTGGGCGCGGCGGGTGCCACGGACACCCCCGGCCGGGCGGCGGGCACGGCCCTGGCCCTGGACGGCAGCAACGACGTCCTCGCCACGGTGGCCTCGGCCGCGGCTCCGGGCACGTCCTCCCAGGAGCTGTGGTTCGCCACGACGACCACCCGCGGCGGCGGCCTGATCGGCTTCGGCAGTTCCCAGAGCGGGACGTCGAGCACCGCCGACCGGGTGCTCGCGATGCGCACGGACGGGCGACTGAGCTACACCGCCAGTTCGTCGCTCGTGAGCACCCTCACGGTCACCTCGAGCTCGGCGTACAACGACGGGCGGTGGCACCACGCCGTCATCAGCACCGGGGCCGCCGGCACCGTGCTCTACGTCGACGGGCGGGCAGTGGCCACCGACTCGCGCACCGTGGGCCGGTCGATGACCGGGTGGTGGCGGGTCGGCGGTGACCGGGGCACGACAGCGACCGGCACGTGGTTCGCCGGTCGCGTCGACGACGTCGCCGTCTACCCGACGGCTCTGTCCGCGGCCCAGGTCGCGGCGCACTGGGCCGCAGCGCAGGTGGTGCCCAACCGGGCCCCGACCGCGTCGTTCACCGCGACGGCCGCCGACCTCTCCGCGACCGTCGACGCCCGTGCCTCCTCGGACTCCGACGGCTCCGTCGTCGGCTGGGCGTGGGACTTCGGCGACGGCGGCACCGCCACCGGGGCCACGGCCACCCACACCTGGTCGACCGCAGGGGACTTCGTGGTGACGCTCACGGTCACCGACGACGACGGGGCCACGGCCACCACGACGCGCACGGTCACGGCGAGCCTGCCGGTCAACCGGGCCCCGAC
This sequence is a window from Geodermatophilaceae bacterium NBWT11. Protein-coding genes within it:
- a CDS encoding PKD domain-containing protein codes for the protein MTSAAAYAGWWQIGGGPLSNWPSAGATDLVGAVDAVAVYPTVLDQATVRAHVGAAGATGRWTSPPADPYGAAVFADRPSLSWRLDESSGTRVAGSQPAGDGGTGVLLGGPSLGAAGATDTPGRAAGTALALDGSNDVLATVASAAAPGTSSQELWFATTTTRGGGLIGFGSSQSGTSSTADRVLAMRTDGRLSYTASSSLVSTLTVTSSSAYNDGRWHHAVISTGAAGTVLYVDGRAVATDSRTVGRSMTGWWRVGGDRGTTATGTWFAGRVDDVAVYPTALSAAQVAAHWAAAQVVPNRAPTASFTATAADLSATVDARASSDSDGSVVGWAWDFGDGGTATGATATHTWSTAGDFVVTLTVTDDDGATATTTRTVTASLPVNRAPTAAFTASSTDLTVALDGSGSTDPDGVVTGFSWDLGDGTTAVGPQVQHAYRAPGDYPVVLTVTDDRGATARTTRQLTVTAPAVWTVASDAFARTTSGGLGTADVGGPWSSLSGASRTSTADGAAGFALTAPGTAAAAHLGLVSVPGVEVATSVSVATAPTGGGTYAYVTGRRVGPDLEYRLRLRFLPDGSVRAGVTRLAGSASETLLGAETTVATGLAPGARLQVRLQVTGVGTTAVTASVWADGGAAPVTPSLSRTDTTAALQAAGSVGLGSYLTSSSTAATAVRFGPLRANGLA